Proteins found in one Thalassomonas actiniarum genomic segment:
- a CDS encoding energy transducer TonB, protein MRYITAILLALGVTFLLLWGMQTLITGGNNALTEPPKGNVLDFIRLKKEPDIVKKERKPQKPPKPKEPPPPMAPPQMQQANPNATAASNSFSADIQADMSLAKGLSLESGDGDYLPIVKVAPVYPRRAQARGIEGFVIVEFTVSKNGSVINPVVVQAQPEHIFDRAALDAAAKFKYKPRVVDGVAMEVAGVQNKITFQIDG, encoded by the coding sequence ATGCGTTATATCACGGCAATTTTGCTGGCGTTAGGGGTAACTTTTTTACTGCTGTGGGGGATGCAAACCCTGATCACCGGCGGCAATAACGCCCTGACCGAGCCCCCCAAAGGCAATGTGCTTGACTTTATCCGTTTGAAAAAAGAGCCCGATATTGTCAAGAAAGAGCGTAAACCGCAAAAACCGCCCAAGCCGAAAGAGCCGCCGCCACCGATGGCGCCGCCGCAGATGCAGCAGGCCAATCCTAATGCCACGGCGGCAAGCAACAGCTTTAGCGCCGATATCCAGGCGGATATGAGCTTGGCGAAAGGCTTGAGTTTAGAAAGCGGCGACGGCGATTACCTGCCGATCGTCAAGGTGGCGCCGGTTTATCCGCGCCGTGCCCAGGCGCGGGGTATCGAAGGTTTTGTGATTGTCGAGTTTACCGTCAGTAAAAACGGCTCGGTGATCAACCCTGTGGTGGTCCAGGCCCAGCCAGAGCATATTTTTGACCGGGCGGCGCTGGATGCGGCGGCCAAATTTAAATACAAACCCCGGGTGGTCGACGGTGTGGCGATGGAAGTTGCCGGGGTACAAAATAAAATCACGTTCCAGATAGACGGGTAG